The Ketogulonicigenium robustum nucleotide sequence GTGAAATCGAAGGCGCACAGTAGCGCCACACCGCATCAAAGGACGCCGCCCGTGCTGACCGTCATCTCGCCCGCTAAAGCCCTAGACCTGTCGCCCGTGACCACATCGACCACTCGCCCCGCGTGGCAGGACGATGCGACCTATCTGGCCGGCCTGATGCAGAAAAAATCCGTGGACGAGATCCGCAAGATGATGGACCTGTCCGAAGATCTGGCCCAGCTGAACCGCGACCGCTTTCTGGCCTTCGCCAGCGCGCCTACCCCCGATGTCGAAAAGCCGGCGATTTTCACTTTCAACGGCGATACCTATCAGGGGTTCGATGCCCCCACGCTGGATGCGCAAGCCCTGTCGTATGCGCAAGGACACCTGCGGATCCTGTCCGGCCTTTACGGGATGCTGCGGCCGCTGGATGCGATCCAACCCTACCGGCTGGAAATGGGCCGCCGCCTGCAAACCAGCCGCGGCACCACGCTTTATGCCTATTGGGGCGACCGCATCGCCCGCGCCCTAAACGATCAGGCCGAGGAAATGGGCACAGAATTCCTGATTGATTGCGCCAGTCAGGAATATTTCAAGGTCATCGACCGCAAGGCCCTGCAGCTGATGGTGATCACCCCGACCTTCCTTGAAATCAAGAACAACGTCGGCAAAACGGTGTCGTTCTATGCCAAACGCGCACGCGGCGCGATGGCGCGGTTCGTCGTTGAAAACCGCATCACCGACCCTGCCGACCTGCGGGCCTTCAACGTGGGCGGTTACAAGTGGGATCCGGCCAGCCAGCCGGGTAAGCCGGTTTTCACGCGGCCCTCGCCCACAGCCTGATCTGCGCGCAACGGGGTTGACTTCCCCTGCGTCCGGCATTCTTTGTCGCCTGTTCCCGAAGAAATGACAGGTGCCGATGATGCTGCGACAGTTTTTCTCTTACTACAAACCGTGGCGGCGGCTGTTCCTGCTCGACTTCGGGTCGGCGGTGTTGTCGGGCATTCTGGAACTGGCCTTCCCGCTGGCCATCACGTGGTTCATCGACAGCCTGTTGCCGCTGGGCGATCTGAAGCTGACCGTGTTTGCCGCGTTTTTGCTGGCGGGCGTCTATGGGCTGAACGCATTCCTGATGTATGTGGTGATCTTTTGGGGGCACCAGCTGGGCATCAACATCGAAACCGAGATGCGCCGCCAAGCCTTTGACCACCTGCAAAAACTGTCGTGGAGCTTCTTTGACACCCAGCGCACAGGCAAGCTGGTCGCCCGCGTGACCCGCGATCTGGAAGAAATCGGCGAGGTCGCCCACCACGGCCCCGAGGATTTGTTCATCGCCATCATGACCTTTATCGGGGCTTTCGCAATGATGGCCATGTTGCACCTGCCGCTGGCGCTGCTAACGCTGGTGATTGTGCCGGTCGCCTTTGCGGTGGTGCTGTTCTTTGGCCGCCGCATGACGAAAACGTGGCGCGCGATCTATGCCCGCGTTGCGGGTTTCAACGTGCGGCTGGAAGAAAACGTCGGCGGTATCCGCGTTGTGCAGGCCTTCGGCAACGAAGAACACGAACGCGCGCTATTTGCCAAAGACAACGCCGCCTACCGCAATACGAAAATCGACGCTTACCGGTATATGGCAGGGTCCAACGCGGTGACCTATATCGGCATGCGCGCCACGCAGATTCTGGTGATGGTGGCGGGTGCGGCGTTCGTCGTCTCGGGCAGCCTGACCACGGGCGGCTTCGTCGGCTTCTTGCTGCTGGTCAACGTCTTCCTGCGCCCGCTGGATAAAATCGCCACCGTGATCGAGATGTACCCCCGCGGTATCGCCGGGTTCAAAAACTTTCAGGACCTGATGGCGACCGACCCCGATATCGCCGACAAACCCACCGCCATTGCCGCTCCGAAGCTGACGGGCGACATCCGGTTTGACGACGTGAAATTCGCTTATTCCGATGGCCGCCCCGTGCTGCGCGGCATCAGCTTTGCCGTCAACCCGGGCGAGACTGTGGCCTTCGTCGGCCCCTCGGGGGCGGGGAAAACGTCGCTGCTGGCGCTGCTGCCGCGCTTCTATGACGTGACCGAAGGGCAGATCCGCGTCGATGGCCACGACATTCGCGACCTGCAGCTAGGCATGTTGCGCGCGCAGATTGGGCTGGTCAGTCAGGATGTCTACCTGTTCGGCGGCACGCTGCGCGAGAACATTGCCTATGGTCGCCTTGGTTCCAGCGATGACGAGATCATGGAAGCCGCACGCCTTGCACAACTGGCCGATATGATCGCGGGCATGCCGGCGGGGCTGGATACCGTGGTGGGCGAGCGCGGCGTGATGCTGTCGGGCGGGCAGAAGCAGCGGGTCGCCATTGCGCGCCTGTTCCTGAAGAACCCCCCGATCCTGATTTTGGACGAAGCGACCTCGGCCCTCGACACCCAGACCGAGCGTGAGATTCAGGCCGCGCTTGACCGGTTGGCCGTGGGCCGCACGACGCTGGTCATTGCCCACCGTCTGGCTACGATCCGCAATGCCGACCGTATCTTTGTGATGGATCAGGGCCAGATTGTCGAAACCGGCACCCATGCCGAACTGGTCGCGGCAGGCGGGCATTACGCCAAGCTGGACGCCGCCTAGCCCAGCAGCAGCCGGATCGCCAGCAGCGAGGATGTGACAACCAGCAGCGGCTTGATGATCCGCGCCCCGACCCGCATCGCAAGGCGCGATCCGACATAAGCGCCCGCGATTTGCGCCACGCCCATCAGCAACCCCGTGATCCACCACGGGGTTGCGACGATGGCAAAGGCCAACATCCCCCCGACGTTCGATGCAAGGTTCAGCAGCTTGGTGTGGGCCGTCGCCTTCAGCACGCCGTAGCCCGCCAACAACACGAAGCCGATCATATAGAACGATCCCGCCCCCGGCCCGACCAGCCCGTCATAGAACCCGACCAGCGGCACGACGGTCGCTGCAAACAGCGTGCCCGTCAGGCGTTGGCGGCGGTCGGTATCGTCAAGGCCGGGCTTCAGTGCAAAGAACAGCGCAATTCCTACCAGCAAAAACGGCAGACCGGCTTTGATCCACTCGACCGGCAAGTGGCTGGTCAGCACCGCGCCGCAGATCGACGCGATAAAGGCCACTAACGCTGGCCAGACTTGTTTTCTAAGATCCACATGCCCCGCGCGGGCATAGCTGTAGGCGGCTGTTGCGGTGCCGAACACGCCTTGGATCTTGTTGGTCGCAATCGCGGTGACGGGCGGCGCGCCCGCCAGCATCAGCACGGGCAGGGTGATCAACCCCCCGCCGCCTGCGATGGAATCGATAATACCGGCAAAGAAGGCCGCTGCCATCAGCAGGGCCAGAACGTCAGGGGCGACTTCCAGAAACATGATCAGGCGGCAAACTCGCTACGGGCATAGCCCTGAATGAACAACAGGGCCGACAAATCGCCGTGGTTGATGCGGATGTCGCATTCGGCGGCCACGGCAGGTTTGGCATGCAGCGCGACGCCCGCGCCCGCCAGCCCCAACATTCCCAGATCGTTCGCCCCATCGCCGACGGCCATGACCTGATCGTTGCTTAGGCCCAGCTTGTCGCGCAACTCCTCCAACGCCTCGATCTTGGCGGCGCGGCCCAAGATGGGGGTAGCGACCGCGCCGGTCAGGGCGCCATCTTCCACCAGCAGCGTGTTCGCACGGTTCTCGTCGAACCCCAGCGCAGCACCGACGCGCGCGGTAAAGGCGGTGAACCCGCCCGAGACCAGCGCGCAATACGCCCCGTTTGCCTTCATCGTAGCAATCAGGTCGCGCCCGCCGGGGGTATAGGTGATGCGGGTGTCCAGCACGTGCTGGATGATCCCTTCGGGCAGGCCGCGCAGCAGGCCGACGCGCTCGCGCAGGGCCGCCTCGAAGTCCAGCTCGCCGTTCATGGCGCGGGCGGTGATGTCGGCGACACGCGCGCCGACGCCAGCCTCGGCGGCCAGCTCGTCAATGCATTCCTGCCGGATCATGGTCGAATCCATATCGGCCAGCAGCAGCTGCTTTTTGCGCCCCGTTGTCGGCTGCACGACCAGATCAACGCCCAAGGCTTGCAATGCCTCCCACCGCTGCCACTGATCGGCGGGCTGGGCGGGCATATCGAATTCCGCCGCCTCGCCGACCGACAGCCAACGCGGTGCGCCGCCTTGCCAGCTGGCGGCAAGGCTGTGGACCAGCGCCTCCTCGAGCACGGGGGATTGTGGGTCGGTCAGCAGGGTTG carries:
- the yaaA gene encoding peroxide stress protein YaaA; the encoded protein is MLTVISPAKALDLSPVTTSTTRPAWQDDATYLAGLMQKKSVDEIRKMMDLSEDLAQLNRDRFLAFASAPTPDVEKPAIFTFNGDTYQGFDAPTLDAQALSYAQGHLRILSGLYGMLRPLDAIQPYRLEMGRRLQTSRGTTLYAYWGDRIARALNDQAEEMGTEFLIDCASQEYFKVIDRKALQLMVITPTFLEIKNNVGKTVSFYAKRARGAMARFVVENRITDPADLRAFNVGGYKWDPASQPGKPVFTRPSPTA
- a CDS encoding ABC transporter ATP-binding protein, which codes for MLRQFFSYYKPWRRLFLLDFGSAVLSGILELAFPLAITWFIDSLLPLGDLKLTVFAAFLLAGVYGLNAFLMYVVIFWGHQLGINIETEMRRQAFDHLQKLSWSFFDTQRTGKLVARVTRDLEEIGEVAHHGPEDLFIAIMTFIGAFAMMAMLHLPLALLTLVIVPVAFAVVLFFGRRMTKTWRAIYARVAGFNVRLEENVGGIRVVQAFGNEEHERALFAKDNAAYRNTKIDAYRYMAGSNAVTYIGMRATQILVMVAGAAFVVSGSLTTGGFVGFLLLVNVFLRPLDKIATVIEMYPRGIAGFKNFQDLMATDPDIADKPTAIAAPKLTGDIRFDDVKFAYSDGRPVLRGISFAVNPGETVAFVGPSGAGKTSLLALLPRFYDVTEGQIRVDGHDIRDLQLGMLRAQIGLVSQDVYLFGGTLRENIAYGRLGSSDDEIMEAARLAQLADMIAGMPAGLDTVVGERGVMLSGGQKQRVAIARLFLKNPPILILDEATSALDTQTEREIQAALDRLAVGRTTLVIAHRLATIRNADRIFVMDQGQIVETGTHAELVAAGGHYAKLDAA
- a CDS encoding TSUP family transporter translates to MFLEVAPDVLALLMAAAFFAGIIDSIAGGGGLITLPVLMLAGAPPVTAIATNKIQGVFGTATAAYSYARAGHVDLRKQVWPALVAFIASICGAVLTSHLPVEWIKAGLPFLLVGIALFFALKPGLDDTDRRQRLTGTLFAATVVPLVGFYDGLVGPGAGSFYMIGFVLLAGYGVLKATAHTKLLNLASNVGGMLAFAIVATPWWITGLLMGVAQIAGAYVGSRLAMRVGARIIKPLLVVTSSLLAIRLLLG
- the serB gene encoding phosphoserine phosphatase SerB, translated to MFTATLLTDPQSPVLEEALVHSLAASWQGGAPRWLSVGEAAEFDMPAQPADQWQRWEALQALGVDLVVQPTTGRKKQLLLADMDSTMIRQECIDELAAEAGVGARVADITARAMNGELDFEAALRERVGLLRGLPEGIIQHVLDTRITYTPGGRDLIATMKANGAYCALVSGGFTAFTARVGAALGFDENRANTLLVEDGALTGAVATPILGRAAKIEALEELRDKLGLSNDQVMAVGDGANDLGMLGLAGAGVALHAKPAVAAECDIRINHGDLSALLFIQGYARSEFAA